The proteins below come from a single Bacteroidales bacterium genomic window:
- a CDS encoding sigma-54-dependent Fis family transcriptional regulator has product MDALRILVLDDEAIFRTLLGDYFNEIGHTAFTAERPSQAFGILDEQNIDVALVDVYLPEMSGIQVIQQIKERYTNVDTVAITGNGDMDTVIDALRVGANDFLTKPFSLAEIRQSLERTHKFAETLSKQRQAELNYSLVSTKLKEKFGLEIVGVSGAMKEIINIVSRVADTESTTVLITGESGTGKELIARSIHAMSKRRDNFFHSVNCSAIPESLFESEFFGHKKGSFTGAVENTSGWFEISHHGTLFLDEVGELPLSVQAKFLRVLDDKIISRVGAKKEISLDLRIIAATNQKLEEMVGEKKFRVDLYHRLNSFEIHIPPLRERKEDIPELINYFVQHFAKKLEKNIIGVEEKVYEKLKNYHFPGNVRELRNIIEQAMILCDDNVLQYRYMNSIHKCPGSANPAKTANQNFELDNVEKTAITNVLLQSKFNKSKAARILNISRQALDRKILKYQIKEEAKFLPDKNIIQ; this is encoded by the coding sequence ATGGACGCATTAAGAATTCTCGTTCTCGATGACGAAGCAATTTTCAGAACGTTGCTGGGTGATTATTTCAACGAAATCGGACACACAGCCTTTACAGCCGAAAGACCATCGCAAGCCTTTGGGATTTTAGATGAACAAAACATTGACGTTGCACTAGTAGATGTTTATTTGCCTGAAATGAGTGGCATACAGGTAATACAGCAAATCAAAGAACGGTACACCAATGTTGATACCGTTGCCATTACCGGAAATGGTGACATGGACACTGTTATTGATGCGCTTAGGGTCGGGGCAAACGATTTCCTTACCAAACCATTTAGCCTTGCTGAGATCAGACAATCATTGGAGCGAACACATAAGTTTGCCGAAACCCTCAGTAAGCAAAGGCAGGCAGAGCTTAATTACAGCCTTGTTTCAACAAAGCTGAAAGAAAAATTTGGACTTGAGATTGTAGGTGTTAGTGGGGCAATGAAAGAAATCATCAATATTGTTTCCAGGGTTGCTGATACTGAATCAACTACCGTGCTGATTACAGGCGAAAGCGGCACCGGAAAGGAATTGATTGCACGCAGCATACATGCCATGAGTAAACGCAGGGATAATTTTTTCCACAGTGTAAACTGTTCGGCAATTCCCGAGTCATTGTTTGAGAGTGAATTTTTCGGTCATAAAAAAGGTTCTTTTACAGGCGCAGTCGAAAACACATCAGGTTGGTTCGAAATTTCACATCACGGAACGCTTTTTCTCGATGAGGTTGGTGAGTTGCCCTTAAGTGTTCAGGCAAAATTTCTTCGTGTGCTCGATGACAAAATTATCAGCAGGGTTGGAGCGAAAAAAGAGATCAGCCTCGACTTGCGCATCATAGCAGCCACTAATCAGAAACTGGAGGAAATGGTTGGAGAAAAGAAGTTCCGCGTTGACCTTTACCACCGTCTTAATTCATTCGAAATCCATATTCCGCCATTGCGTGAACGCAAAGAAGACATACCTGAACTTATCAACTATTTTGTTCAGCATTTTGCCAAAAAACTTGAGAAGAATATTATTGGAGTCGAGGAGAAGGTTTACGAAAAACTAAAAAATTATCATTTCCCGGGTAATGTGCGTGAACTCAGGAATATAATTGAACAGGCGATGATACTCTGTGACGACAATGTGCTTCAGTACAGGTATATGAACTCAATTCACAAATGCCCTGGCAGTGCAAACCCTGCAAAAACTGCAAACCAAAACTTTGAATTGGATAACGTTGAAAAGACTGCTATAACCAATGTGTTGCTGCAAAGCAAATTCAATAAATCCAAAGCTGCGCGAATCTTAAATATATCCAGGCAGGCACTTGACCGGAAAATCCTGAAATACCAGATTAAGGAAGAGGCCAAATTCTTACCTGATAAGAATATTATTCAATAG
- a CDS encoding PAS domain S-box protein — METIISYSQKEDLHEFLPMNIPKNLPMGLIIYDKDLNIAKLNQQAENLFGYTESEILGKSLLGSIVPKDQSTSVDLWRRKIAFSTFNITTFYRNINKQKEFIACNWHTTPIIDDSKQISGYISLVEKAIPDHLNLNSFDHTDILKSFIENTSFNVIVNFETQEIEYVNPAVLYSYSLLNNFHMEKGFEILRFIPQNERFRIIRHFKSRAADRKNVNISFHLQVGYSVLLPIHLTGHYLNINSKTVYVLTVTLPKNDNLLRKSATNAKSYSRQLFSNDIENLQKRNNLELLGDLTAGVVHEINQPLGVLKIILDSFKQKLEAGSMSREFLAERCEMAQANITRINELIDEIRIFRKEVRCNDIKKVNLIKPLCRVLDLLKMAFASNKIKIVTDIQADLPVIVANEKWLTTIFTNLLANAKYSLIQKGAMQNDLSFNREIKITTWYDEERVNLQVSDNGMGIKSKHFDSLFDPFFTTKGKQGSGLGLAIVKNYIKELNGSIEVDSQEGLYATFTISFPRID; from the coding sequence ATGGAAACCATCATCAGTTATTCACAAAAAGAGGATTTACATGAGTTTTTGCCCATGAACATTCCGAAGAATTTACCCATGGGCTTGATAATTTACGATAAGGATCTGAACATTGCTAAATTGAATCAGCAAGCAGAAAACTTATTTGGCTATACCGAATCGGAGATTTTAGGCAAGAGCCTGCTTGGTTCGATTGTTCCAAAGGATCAAAGCACATCAGTAGATTTATGGAGAAGAAAGATAGCCTTCAGCACTTTCAATATTACTACCTTTTACCGGAACATAAACAAACAGAAGGAATTTATCGCCTGTAACTGGCATACCACGCCAATCATTGATGATTCGAAGCAAATTTCAGGTTATATTTCATTGGTGGAGAAAGCCATTCCTGATCATTTAAATCTTAACTCATTCGACCATACTGATATCTTAAAGTCATTTATTGAGAACACAAGTTTCAATGTAATCGTGAATTTTGAAACCCAGGAAATAGAGTATGTTAACCCAGCCGTGTTGTATTCATACTCTTTACTGAATAATTTCCACATGGAAAAAGGTTTTGAAATATTAAGGTTTATTCCTCAAAATGAACGCTTCAGAATAATAAGACATTTTAAAAGCAGGGCAGCCGATAGAAAAAATGTTAACATCTCCTTTCACTTGCAAGTAGGTTATAGCGTGCTTTTGCCTATACATTTAACAGGCCACTATCTTAACATTAATAGCAAGACTGTGTATGTTTTAACAGTCACATTGCCTAAAAATGACAACCTCCTCCGAAAATCAGCCACGAATGCAAAAAGCTATTCGAGGCAACTGTTTAGCAATGACATAGAAAACCTTCAGAAAAGAAATAATCTTGAATTGTTGGGCGACCTTACTGCAGGGGTAGTACATGAAATAAACCAGCCATTGGGTGTGTTAAAAATTATTCTTGACAGTTTTAAGCAGAAACTCGAGGCAGGTTCCATGTCACGGGAGTTTCTGGCCGAAAGGTGTGAAATGGCTCAAGCCAATATCACCCGCATCAATGAGCTGATTGATGAAATCAGGATTTTCAGAAAAGAAGTGCGATGCAACGATATTAAAAAAGTAAACCTTATCAAACCTTTGTGTCGGGTTCTAGACCTACTTAAAATGGCCTTTGCCTCAAATAAAATAAAAATTGTTACAGATATTCAGGCCGATTTACCTGTTATCGTTGCAAACGAGAAATGGCTCACAACCATTTTTACAAACCTGCTTGCCAATGCCAAGTATTCTCTTATTCAAAAAGGTGCCATGCAAAATGATCTTTCTTTTAACAGGGAAATAAAAATCACTACTTGGTACGATGAAGAAAGGGTCAATCTGCAAGTTAGCGATAACGGTATGGGAATTAAGAGTAAGCACTTTGATAGCCTTTTCGATCCGTTCTTTACTACCAAAGGTAAGCAGGGCAGCGGACTTGGACTTGCAATTGTTAAAAATTATATAAAAGAACTAAATGGAAGCATCGAAGTTGATTCACAGGAAGGCTTATATGCAACCTTCACTATTTCTTTTCCCCGGATTGATTAA
- a CDS encoding gliding motility-associated C-terminal domain-containing protein: MKKILLLNIILLMCLAAHATHQRSGEITYRHISGLTYEFTIVTYTFAPSQADRCELEILWGDGISSMLPRVNGPSGLTPAGTFCDHIGEIIAINVRRNVYTGSHTYTGADTYTISVEDPNRNAGVINIPNSVDVPFYVQTTLVINPFLGPNNSVQLLLPPIDNGCVGYTFIHNTGAFDPDGDSLSYKLVECRGFNGQPIPGYTLPAASDFITINLESGDLVWETPTMQGEFNLAILIEEWRNGILIGTVTRDLQVIIGSCENNPNPPIIQAVSDTCAVAGETLILPVIATDADGDVITLTGVGQPLLLAVNPASFPQPLDSAAQVTSTFIWSPHCTHVRLEPYLLYFKAQDDGTPINLIDLKTVSIRVIGPAPENLIAEPFGNNINLNWGSSICENVIGYRVYRRTGATGYSSGNCITGVPTSLGYQLVSGTEPWPDNSFSDDGQNQSLIHGLEYCYLVTAIFPDGSESYASNETCASLKRDVPIITNSSVMETSTTSGAVYIAWSKPTELDMSQTPGPFKYIIRRGTGSEPLQVIDSLSSLNDTIYVNYNLNTVNNQFHYVIDLINNTPGNRFLVGSSQSASTMFLEIQPDDERLNLSWNVNVPWINDYYIIFRQNLETQTFDSLTVVSTNSFSDTNLLNGSSYCYKIMSVGDYQIGGLVSPIVNYSQENCGVPSDHTPPCPPFLVVETDCDVLENILRWTNTDNYCPDTDDTEKYYIWFRQQTSGDFTILDSTNIATDTIFIHSMPISVAGCYAITAFDFNGNMSGFSNEVCIASDACPLYRLPNMFTPNDDGYNDYWEPFPGYAGVERIDLVVFNRWGTQVFESNDPGIRWDGRNMSTNADCPDGVYFFVCDVFEITLEGSRKRSISGSVHILR; this comes from the coding sequence ATGAAAAAAATTCTACTTCTCAATATTATTCTTCTGATGTGTCTTGCTGCTCATGCAACACATCAACGTTCCGGCGAAATCACCTACCGTCATATTTCCGGCCTCACGTATGAATTTACCATTGTAACATACACTTTTGCGCCAAGCCAGGCTGACCGCTGTGAACTTGAGATTCTCTGGGGGGATGGTATATCTTCGATGTTACCAAGGGTAAACGGGCCTTCAGGTTTAACACCGGCAGGAACCTTTTGCGATCATATAGGAGAAATCATCGCAATCAATGTTCGAAGAAATGTATATACAGGTTCACACACCTATACAGGCGCTGACACCTATACCATTTCAGTTGAGGATCCGAACCGGAATGCCGGTGTGATCAATATTCCCAATTCAGTGGATGTGCCTTTTTATGTGCAGACAACCCTGGTGATTAATCCATTTCTTGGCCCAAACAATTCTGTTCAGTTGCTGCTGCCTCCTATTGATAATGGTTGTGTTGGCTATACTTTTATCCACAATACCGGGGCATTCGATCCGGATGGCGACAGCCTCTCATACAAACTTGTTGAATGCAGAGGCTTTAATGGCCAGCCAATCCCTGGTTACACTTTGCCGGCTGCATCTGATTTTATTACAATCAACCTCGAAAGTGGAGACCTGGTGTGGGAAACTCCGACCATGCAAGGCGAGTTTAATTTAGCAATTCTCATTGAAGAGTGGAGAAATGGCATTCTGATTGGAACCGTAACCCGGGATTTGCAGGTGATTATAGGTTCATGCGAGAATAACCCGAACCCACCGATTATTCAAGCTGTGAGCGATACATGTGCAGTTGCTGGTGAAACACTGATCTTACCAGTAATTGCTACCGATGCTGACGGCGATGTGATAACATTGACCGGAGTAGGACAACCGCTGTTACTAGCCGTTAATCCTGCAAGTTTTCCCCAGCCGCTTGATTCAGCAGCCCAGGTTACTTCTACCTTTATCTGGTCACCTCATTGCACACATGTAAGGTTGGAACCATACTTGTTGTACTTCAAAGCACAGGACGATGGAACCCCTATCAACCTTATTGATTTAAAAACAGTCAGCATAAGAGTAATTGGGCCGGCGCCTGAAAATCTTATTGCTGAACCCTTTGGGAACAATATTAATCTGAATTGGGGAAGCAGCATTTGCGAAAATGTTATTGGCTACCGGGTGTATCGAAGAACCGGCGCAACCGGGTATTCATCCGGAAATTGCATCACCGGAGTCCCAACTTCATTAGGATATCAGCTTGTTTCAGGGACTGAACCCTGGCCTGACAATAGTTTCAGCGATGATGGACAAAATCAGTCGCTCATTCATGGCCTTGAGTACTGCTACCTTGTTACTGCAATATTCCCTGACGGATCAGAAAGTTATGCTTCAAATGAAACTTGCGCCTCGCTCAAGCGTGATGTACCAATTATTACCAACAGCAGCGTAATGGAAACCTCAACTACAAGTGGCGCTGTTTACATTGCATGGTCGAAACCAACTGAGTTGGACATGAGCCAGACGCCCGGGCCATTTAAGTATATAATCCGCAGAGGAACCGGTTCGGAACCTCTTCAAGTTATTGATTCGCTAAGCAGCCTGAATGATACTATTTATGTGAATTACAACCTGAATACCGTAAACAACCAATTCCATTATGTAATTGACTTAATCAATAACACACCTGGTAACCGGTTTTTAGTCGGTTCATCTCAATCAGCATCAACAATGTTTCTCGAAATCCAGCCCGACGATGAGAGACTAAACCTAAGCTGGAATGTGAATGTGCCATGGATCAATGATTATTACATTATATTCCGCCAAAACCTCGAAACTCAGACGTTTGATTCGTTAACTGTGGTTTCCACAAACTCATTTTCAGATACCAATCTCCTGAACGGTTCAAGCTACTGCTATAAAATAATGAGTGTTGGTGATTATCAGATTGGCGGCCTTGTTTCACCTATAGTGAATTACTCGCAGGAAAACTGTGGCGTTCCTTCCGATCATACACCTCCCTGCCCTCCTTTCCTTGTGGTGGAAACCGACTGTGATGTCCTGGAGAATATTCTTCGCTGGACCAATACCGATAATTATTGCCCGGACACTGATGATACAGAAAAGTATTATATCTGGTTCCGCCAACAAACTAGTGGCGATTTTACAATCCTTGATTCAACAAATATTGCAACTGACACCATATTTATTCATAGCATGCCTATATCAGTAGCCGGGTGCTATGCCATTACAGCCTTCGACTTCAATGGCAATATGAGCGGATTCTCCAATGAAGTATGCATAGCTTCCGATGCTTGCCCGTTGTATCGCCTGCCCAATATGTTCACACCAAACGATGATGGTTACAATGATTACTGGGAACCATTTCCTGGTTATGCAGGAGTTGAACGAATTGATTTGGTCGTATTTAACCGCTGGGGTACACAGGTTTTTGAATCCAATGATCCTGGTATCAGATGGGATGGGCGAAATATGAGCACCAATGCAGATTGCCCGGATGGAGTATATTTCTTTGTTTGTGATGTATTCGAAATCACACTTGAAGGGAGTAGAAAACGCTCAATTTCGGGCAGCGTTCATATTTTAAGATGA
- a CDS encoding bifunctional (p)ppGpp synthetase/guanosine-3',5'-bis(diphosphate) 3'-pyrophosphohydrolase, producing the protein MFQTDPDREKKEIIKRYRNILQALPSDATLKDKRLIRKAFNLAQDAHKNTRRKNGDPYLYHPLEVAQIVVAEIGLGSTAVVCALLHDVVEDSDYTLDYIELHFGERVKNIIDGLTKIEEIPEVETPSMQAENFRKVLVSLSADVRVILVKLADRLHNMRTLDSMAPEKQMKIASETLFLYAPLALRLGLYQIKSELEDLSIKYTEPGVYETINQKLNETKSGRERFIHEFVMPIKESLGRQGIKYEISGREKSVHSIWSKMQEKEIPFEEVFDVFAIRIIIDSDPEEEKVDCWRVYSIVTDHYRPQQNRLRDWISTPKANGYESLHTTVMSQTGQWVEVQIRTRRMNEVAERGYAAHWKYKEKDNGNSARLTTLDRYLLRIRDLLQSPDPNALAFLEDFKLNLFTDEIFVFTPKGELRTLPFHSSALDFAYAIHSEIGNTCIAAKVNHKLVPLHHKLRSGDQVEIINSKKQKPRDEWLDWVVTARARMQIKDAVREEKKLYSAEGKEKLVSYFKALDVEFTKHNLNKFMDYSGIASNIDLYYMVAKGDITQKDVKDCCQDQQKAGWFSFVRFPFSKSKSNESKPLGKMIAEKVKSTPEALLLGGDFTSVNYTISKCCNPIPGDDVMGFITQQGSISIHRTNCQEAVQLSSKYGNRIVKTKWKSREAIAFLAGLKISGIDRAGLLLDIVNLVSDKHKVNIKSFVLDSSGDFWQASIMLYVHDTIKLRAVMDDLKKIKDVKTVTRIDRLTENQA; encoded by the coding sequence ATGTTTCAAACCGATCCTGATCGCGAGAAAAAGGAAATAATCAAACGCTACCGGAATATCTTGCAGGCCTTGCCTTCTGATGCAACTTTGAAAGACAAGCGCTTGATCAGGAAAGCTTTTAACCTTGCACAGGATGCCCATAAAAACACCCGCCGCAAAAACGGTGATCCATATTTATATCATCCATTGGAGGTTGCGCAAATTGTTGTCGCTGAGATCGGACTTGGCTCTACAGCAGTAGTTTGTGCGCTTTTACACGATGTTGTTGAAGACTCTGACTATACCCTCGATTACATTGAGTTGCACTTTGGCGAACGTGTAAAGAATATCATTGACGGGCTTACTAAAATCGAAGAAATTCCCGAGGTTGAAACACCCAGTATGCAGGCTGAAAACTTCAGAAAAGTGCTCGTTTCGCTTTCAGCCGACGTCAGGGTCATACTCGTGAAACTCGCTGACCGCCTTCATAACATGCGTACATTGGATTCAATGGCACCCGAAAAGCAAATGAAGATAGCTTCAGAAACGCTGTTTCTTTATGCACCACTTGCCCTTCGCCTTGGCTTGTACCAGATCAAGAGTGAACTCGAAGATCTTTCGATAAAGTATACTGAACCTGGAGTATATGAAACCATCAACCAGAAACTGAATGAAACTAAATCGGGCCGCGAAAGATTCATTCATGAATTTGTGATGCCCATCAAAGAATCGCTGGGAAGGCAAGGTATTAAATACGAAATCTCGGGCCGCGAAAAATCTGTGCATTCGATCTGGAGCAAAATGCAGGAAAAGGAAATTCCATTTGAGGAGGTTTTTGATGTTTTTGCGATCCGTATCATTATTGATTCCGATCCTGAAGAAGAAAAAGTTGATTGCTGGCGGGTTTATTCAATTGTAACCGATCATTATCGCCCCCAGCAGAATCGTCTGCGCGACTGGATCTCAACGCCCAAGGCCAATGGCTATGAATCTTTGCACACAACAGTAATGAGCCAGACAGGGCAATGGGTGGAGGTTCAGATACGCACCCGAAGAATGAACGAAGTGGCCGAACGAGGTTATGCTGCTCACTGGAAATACAAGGAAAAAGACAATGGCAACTCTGCAAGGCTTACAACACTCGATCGTTATCTACTTCGCATTCGTGATTTGTTGCAATCGCCCGATCCAAATGCTCTGGCCTTTCTGGAGGATTTCAAACTCAACCTTTTTACTGATGAAATCTTTGTTTTTACACCCAAAGGTGAGTTGCGCACCCTGCCGTTTCATTCCTCAGCGCTTGACTTTGCCTACGCCATTCACTCCGAAATAGGAAACACCTGTATCGCGGCAAAAGTAAACCACAAATTGGTCCCGCTTCACCATAAACTTCGTAGCGGCGACCAGGTTGAGATTATCAATTCAAAAAAGCAGAAACCCCGTGATGAATGGCTGGATTGGGTTGTAACCGCCCGCGCCAGGATGCAAATAAAAGATGCGGTTCGTGAAGAGAAGAAATTGTATAGTGCAGAGGGGAAAGAAAAGCTTGTATCATATTTTAAAGCACTTGATGTTGAGTTTACCAAACACAATCTCAACAAATTCATGGACTATTCAGGAATCGCCAGCAACATTGATCTTTATTATATGGTTGCTAAAGGCGATATCACTCAAAAGGACGTGAAAGATTGTTGTCAGGATCAGCAAAAGGCAGGATGGTTTAGCTTTGTGCGCTTTCCTTTCTCGAAGTCAAAGTCGAATGAATCAAAACCTCTCGGAAAAATGATTGCTGAAAAAGTAAAGAGTACACCTGAAGCATTGCTACTGGGTGGAGATTTTACTTCAGTTAATTACACCATTTCCAAATGCTGCAATCCTATTCCCGGCGATGATGTTATGGGTTTCATCACACAGCAGGGAAGCATTAGCATTCATCGTACCAATTGCCAGGAAGCCGTGCAATTGAGTTCTAAATACGGTAACAGGATCGTAAAAACCAAATGGAAAAGCAGAGAAGCAATTGCTTTCCTGGCAGGATTGAAAATATCAGGAATTGACCGTGCAGGACTCTTACTCGATATTGTTAACCTGGTTTCTGATAAACACAAAGTTAACATCAAATCATTCGTACTGGACAGTTCTGGTGATTTCTGGCAGGCAAGCATCATGCTCTACGTTCACGACACCATCAAATTGAGGGCTGTTATGGATGATTTAAAAAAGATCAAAGATGTCAAAACAGTAACTCGCATTGACCGCCTCACCGAAAACCAGGCCTGA
- a CDS encoding transcriptional repressor, which yields MIKTKETDKQTFETVKRIFIEYLNLNGHRKTPERFSILREIYATDGHFDVETLYIRMKNNKYRVSRATLYNTVELLQSCGLVTKHQFGNHSAQYEKSYKFRQHDHFICIDSGEVLEFCDPRIHEIQTSMEKMLNVKVTNRSLTFYGYRNGVEPSAGEET from the coding sequence ATGATAAAAACTAAGGAAACTGATAAGCAAACATTTGAGACAGTAAAGAGAATTTTCATTGAGTACCTGAATCTGAACGGGCATCGGAAAACTCCCGAAAGATTTTCAATACTTCGCGAAATATATGCCACTGACGGACATTTTGATGTAGAAACCCTTTACATCAGAATGAAGAACAATAAGTACAGGGTTAGCCGTGCAACATTGTATAATACAGTTGAACTGTTACAAAGTTGTGGCCTCGTAACCAAGCACCAGTTTGGCAATCATTCAGCTCAGTACGAAAAATCATATAAGTTCCGGCAGCACGATCATTTCATTTGTATTGACAGCGGTGAGGTCCTGGAATTTTGCGATCCAAGAATACATGAGATACAAACATCCATGGAAAAAATGCTCAATGTAAAGGTTACCAACCGCAGCCTGACTTTTTATGGCTATCGCAACGGTGTGGAACCTTCAGCAGGAGAAGAAACCTAA
- a CDS encoding adenylosuccinate synthase: protein MKIDVLLGLQWGDEGKGKIVDFLAPHYDVIARFQGGPNAGHTLEFEGKKQVLHTIPSGIFHKKKINVIGNGVIIDPVVLEKEISQLRAHGLEPLDNLLISKRSHLILPTHLLLDAVYEQSKGDAKIGSTLKGIGPTYTDKTARNGIRVGDITSPAFTVKYLESRKRHLQLATLFCANPNEVIIHGKSLQEYEAQWMEALELLKKIEKTDSEYFINDCILQGKRVLAEGAQGTLLDLDFGSYPFVTSSNTITAGVCSGLGVPPTAIGRVFGVFKAYCTRVGSGPFPTELFDKQGEMLRQQGNEFGSTTGRPRRCGWLDMPALKYAIMLNGVTHLLMMKADVLNQVETLKICKAYKTPFGEVNRMAWEVLEQKIEPVYQEKAGWQQTLEGLESFQDLPQTLQEYIAFIENECMVEIPVLSVGPDRTQTIIKPTFLKD from the coding sequence ATGAAAATTGATGTGTTGTTAGGCCTCCAATGGGGCGACGAGGGAAAAGGGAAGATCGTTGATTTTCTTGCTCCGCATTATGATGTGATTGCCCGCTTCCAGGGTGGCCCAAACGCCGGCCATACTCTTGAGTTCGAAGGGAAAAAGCAGGTATTGCACACAATCCCTTCGGGAATTTTTCATAAAAAGAAAATAAATGTTATTGGCAATGGTGTGATCATTGATCCTGTTGTGCTCGAAAAAGAGATCAGTCAATTACGAGCGCATGGCCTTGAACCACTTGATAATTTGTTGATTTCAAAAAGGTCGCATCTTATCCTTCCAACCCACCTTCTTCTCGATGCAGTGTATGAACAATCAAAAGGTGATGCCAAGATTGGTTCGACACTCAAAGGTATCGGCCCCACCTATACTGATAAAACGGCACGTAACGGGATAAGGGTCGGAGATATTACTTCACCGGCTTTCACTGTGAAATATCTGGAATCGCGCAAGAGGCACCTGCAACTGGCTACATTGTTTTGTGCGAACCCTAATGAAGTTATCATACATGGTAAGAGCCTTCAGGAATATGAAGCGCAATGGATGGAAGCATTGGAACTTCTAAAAAAGATTGAAAAAACCGATAGCGAATACTTTATCAACGATTGCATTTTGCAGGGAAAGCGTGTATTGGCCGAAGGTGCCCAGGGCACTTTGCTTGACCTGGATTTTGGAAGCTACCCCTTTGTGACCTCATCCAATACAATAACTGCCGGTGTTTGCTCGGGTCTTGGTGTTCCGCCAACAGCTATTGGCAGGGTATTTGGCGTTTTTAAGGCATATTGCACAAGAGTTGGCAGCGGACCATTCCCGACTGAACTTTTCGATAAGCAGGGAGAAATGCTCAGGCAACAAGGTAATGAATTCGGTTCAACCACCGGTCGCCCTCGCCGTTGCGGCTGGCTTGACATGCCTGCCCTCAAATATGCCATCATGCTTAATGGCGTCACTCATCTGCTGATGATGAAGGCCGATGTGCTTAACCAGGTAGAAACGCTTAAAATTTGCAAAGCCTATAAAACTCCTTTCGGCGAAGTCAATCGCATGGCCTGGGAAGTGCTGGAACAAAAAATCGAGCCGGTTTATCAGGAAAAAGCGGGATGGCAGCAAACGCTTGAAGGACTGGAAAGTTTTCAGGATTTGCCTCAGACGCTGCAAGAATACATAGCATTTATTGAAAATGAGTGTATGGTTGAAATACCCGTACTTTCTGTTGGACCCGACCGCACACAAACCATCATCAAGCCTACTTTCCTGAAGGATTAA